The following are encoded together in the Arcticibacterium luteifluviistationis genome:
- a CDS encoding polyprenyl synthetase family protein — protein sequence MLNKFLAHIQSEIAQLSYGEKPKELYEPISYLMKLGGKRLRPALTLMAYNLFKEDWETATKPALAIEVFHNFTLMHDDIMDEAPLRRGKATVHEKWNRDVAILSGDVMLVAAYELLSEVPDARFKQVLKRFNRTAAEVCEGQQYDMNFATRNNVTEAEYIEMIRLKTSVLLGFALELGGMAANQDVVVTNQLFEIGENLGIGFQLKDDMLDVYGDPEKFGKQVGGDIIENKKTWLMLKAIEKSKGKPEEKELKEWIDKKVFNSEKKVAAVTDIYNRLGIHELAEAEMNIYFKKGFDGIDGFPVAEERKTMLREFGKYLLKRDR from the coding sequence ATGTTAAATAAATTTCTCGCTCATATTCAGTCCGAAATAGCTCAATTATCTTACGGTGAAAAACCTAAAGAGCTGTACGAACCCATTTCTTATTTAATGAAGTTGGGCGGCAAACGCCTACGACCTGCATTAACATTAATGGCTTATAATCTTTTCAAAGAGGATTGGGAAACGGCTACCAAGCCTGCATTAGCCATTGAGGTTTTTCATAATTTCACACTAATGCATGACGACATCATGGATGAAGCTCCTTTAAGAAGAGGGAAGGCGACCGTTCATGAAAAATGGAACAGAGATGTGGCTATTCTTTCGGGAGATGTGATGTTAGTAGCGGCCTATGAGCTGCTTTCAGAAGTGCCAGACGCTAGGTTTAAGCAAGTATTGAAGCGTTTTAACAGAACAGCTGCAGAGGTGTGCGAGGGGCAGCAGTACGACATGAACTTTGCTACGCGAAATAATGTGACGGAGGCTGAATACATTGAGATGATTCGTTTGAAAACTTCAGTTTTACTGGGTTTTGCATTAGAATTGGGCGGTATGGCCGCCAATCAAGATGTGGTAGTGACCAATCAATTGTTTGAAATAGGCGAAAATCTTGGGATAGGCTTTCAGCTCAAAGATGACATGTTAGATGTATACGGCGACCCGGAAAAATTTGGTAAACAAGTGGGTGGTGATATTATAGAGAATAAGAAAACGTGGCTTATGCTAAAAGCGATAGAAAAGAGTAAAGGCAAGCCAGAGGAAAAAGAACTAAAGGAGTGGATAGATAAAAAGGTTTTCAACTCTGAAAAGAAAGTGGCTGCGGTAACGGATATATACAATAGACTCGGAATTCACGAGCTGGCGGAAGCCGAAATGAATATCTATTTCAAAAAAGGATTTGACGGAATAGATGGCTTTCCGGTAGCAGAAGAAAGGAAAACTATGCTAAGGGAGTTTGGGAAGTATCTTTTAAAAAGAGACAGATAA
- a CDS encoding APC family permease: MTNKGSKQNELLKILGVGFGIAVTLGGTIGTGILRTPGTIAAELGNPVLIMGVWVAVSLYAFLGVLCAIELGVSVPKAGSWYVYAQRAFGDYLGFLTGITSWLGTVASLGFGAYTIAEYLALIFPSLSIFIVPIAIAVLVILTGFHLVGTAVGGRSQEIMSAIKAVGLLAFVVVCFSYGSESVGHLSTGGIRRLTEGSLLIGIIAALQGIFYTFDGWHTAAYFTEENTDATKNLPKAMISGVLSIIVIYLLVNLAILYVLPMEDLQVSKLAAADAMAHVFGEESGKIITIFLLVSIIGIMNTQVMMTPRTLFSMSRDGLFFKRAQIVNKGGSPAFALLLTCSLSVMLIFIGKETSGRLLDIATFYFVFAYAMGFASLLMLRKKEPNLPRPYKVPFYPFLPWLMLILSMAFLVGAVISDSQNSLYAVIVLLLTYPVYRLIKVKNKS; encoded by the coding sequence TTGACAAACAAAGGCTCTAAACAAAACGAACTGCTGAAAATCCTAGGTGTGGGTTTTGGTATTGCGGTTACACTAGGTGGAACCATCGGAACAGGAATTTTAAGAACACCAGGAACTATAGCAGCAGAACTAGGAAATCCTGTTTTGATAATGGGGGTGTGGGTGGCTGTGAGTTTATACGCCTTTTTAGGAGTCTTATGTGCCATTGAACTAGGCGTTTCGGTTCCAAAGGCAGGCTCTTGGTATGTGTATGCTCAGCGTGCATTTGGAGACTATTTAGGTTTTCTTACGGGTATAACCAGTTGGCTAGGGACGGTTGCTTCTTTGGGTTTTGGTGCCTACACCATTGCCGAATATTTAGCTCTAATTTTTCCTTCGCTTAGTATATTTATTGTTCCAATAGCCATTGCCGTTTTAGTCATACTTACGGGTTTTCATTTAGTGGGAACAGCCGTTGGCGGCCGCTCACAGGAAATAATGTCTGCTATAAAAGCAGTCGGTTTGCTTGCTTTTGTTGTGGTTTGCTTCTCCTATGGCAGCGAAAGTGTAGGCCATTTAAGCACAGGAGGAATAAGAAGATTGACCGAAGGTTCCTTACTGATAGGCATCATTGCGGCATTGCAGGGTATATTTTACACTTTTGATGGTTGGCACACGGCGGCCTATTTTACCGAAGAAAATACAGATGCTACTAAGAATTTGCCAAAGGCTATGATTTCGGGTGTGCTTAGTATTATTGTGATTTATCTCTTAGTAAACTTGGCCATTTTGTATGTGTTACCTATGGAGGATTTACAGGTTTCTAAATTAGCTGCCGCAGATGCTATGGCTCATGTTTTTGGAGAAGAATCGGGTAAAATTATTACCATCTTCCTTTTGGTGTCAATCATTGGAATAATGAATACCCAAGTGATGATGACGCCGAGAACGTTATTTTCAATGTCTAGAGATGGGCTGTTTTTTAAGCGTGCTCAAATAGTCAATAAAGGAGGTTCGCCAGCATTTGCTCTGCTATTGACCTGCTCACTTTCTGTAATGTTGATATTTATTGGCAAAGAAACCTCAGGCAGGCTCTTAGATATTGCTACGTTTTATTTTGTTTTTGCCTATGCCATGGGTTTTGCTTCTTTATTAATGCTTCGCAAAAAAGAACCGAATTTGCCAAGGCCTTATAAAGTGCCATTTTATCCTTTCTTGCCATGGTTGATGTTAATTTTGTCTATGGCTTTTTTAGTAGGGGCAGTAATTAGCGACAGCCAAAACAGTCTTTACGCCGTAATTGTACTACTGCTTACTTATCCAGTTTATCGTTTAATAAAAGTTAAGAATAAGTCTTAG
- a CDS encoding fluoride efflux transporter FluC, with translation MAKTLLYIFLGGGFGSISRYLVAKFSINTFGTGYSVGTLLANILASLILGFVAVKTFESEQIWKPMIAVGFCGGFSTYSTFSLELYNHLQNAEYGFVLMHIGLNLILCLVAIGLGMMLGR, from the coding sequence TTGGCGAAAACACTCCTTTACATCTTTTTGGGCGGCGGATTTGGAAGCATTAGCCGTTACCTTGTTGCAAAGTTTAGCATTAACACTTTTGGAACGGGCTATTCTGTAGGCACTTTGCTTGCCAATATTCTTGCGAGTCTTATTCTTGGTTTTGTGGCTGTAAAGACTTTTGAGTCGGAACAAATTTGGAAACCGATGATAGCCGTAGGCTTCTGTGGGGGCTTTAGCACTTATTCTACTTTTAGTTTAGAGCTTTATAATCATCTTCAAAATGCCGAATACGGTTTTGTACTAATGCATATTGGCTTAAACTTGATTCTTTGCTTGGTAGCAATAGGTTTAGGAATGATGCTGGGCAGATAA
- a CDS encoding TonB-dependent receptor — MKRLVQLSILTLLSALNGAVFAQSDTLDLNEVVVKSTRANAKTGMAYSTIREGEIAKQNVGQDIPFLLNQMPSVVVTSDAGAGIGYTGIRVRGSDATRVNVTVNGIPFNDSESQGVFWVNMPDFASSVSSIQLQRGVGTSTNGAGAFGASINVSTLKYSAEPFAEINTSVGSFNSLKTNVMASTGLMDNGFVLDARLSRIASDGFVDRASSDLKSFYVSGGYYGKDNFVRFNVFSGKEKTYQSWYGIPQSLATGDADGFQAFIDRNYYDENFKSELLASGRTYNWYQYENEVDNYQQDHYQLITSFKIGANWRFNPTLHYTKGRGYYEQYKDGRSFEDYGLENVVIGGEVIDETDLIQRKWLDNDFYGAVWSLDYEGQGKLTGSFGGGLNKYDGDHFGEVIWAQYASNGNIRERWYDNTGVKTDFNIYGKGFYQFSEKLNAYLDVQFRNVGLEIDGTTEILAPLSTDDTYSFFNPKFGLNFNIDKANSVYGSFAVGNKEPSRQDIVDAVFSSNVKPKAENLQDIELGFRHLALNTQFEVNGYFMNYKDQLVLTGAINNVGEAVRVNVPKSYRAGIELQVAQKLGEKMLLSVNTTLSSNKIDAFKEFIPSYDGETPDAVNAFDDTDIAFSPNIIAGGSLTYKPAKGLELALLPKYVGKQYLDNTSNDERALDAFFVNDLRVNYSFKPKGLKNVTLSLLVNNLFNVEYESNGYTYSYLYYGLITENFVYPQAGTNFLAALKIRM; from the coding sequence TTGAAAAGATTAGTTCAACTTTCCATTTTGACTTTACTTTCGGCCTTAAATGGAGCCGTTTTCGCTCAGTCAGACACTCTTGACCTTAATGAGGTTGTGGTAAAATCTACCAGAGCAAATGCAAAAACAGGAATGGCTTATAGCACCATTCGTGAAGGCGAAATTGCAAAGCAAAATGTAGGTCAGGATATCCCATTTTTGCTAAATCAAATGCCATCTGTAGTAGTAACTTCTGATGCAGGAGCTGGAATAGGTTATACAGGCATAAGAGTAAGAGGGTCTGACGCCACTAGAGTTAACGTTACGGTAAACGGAATCCCTTTTAATGATTCAGAGTCACAGGGAGTTTTCTGGGTTAATATGCCAGATTTTGCTTCTTCAGTAAGTAGTATTCAACTTCAGAGAGGTGTGGGTACATCTACCAATGGGGCAGGAGCTTTTGGAGCCAGTATAAATGTGAGCACTTTGAAATATTCGGCAGAGCCATTTGCTGAAATTAATACCTCCGTAGGTTCTTTCAATTCTTTAAAGACCAACGTGATGGCCTCTACAGGTTTAATGGATAACGGTTTTGTGCTAGATGCTCGTTTGTCACGAATAGCTTCTGATGGTTTTGTAGACAGAGCCTCGTCTGATTTAAAGTCTTTTTATGTTTCTGGTGGTTATTATGGCAAAGACAACTTTGTCCGATTCAATGTTTTTTCAGGGAAAGAGAAAACGTATCAATCTTGGTACGGAATACCTCAAAGTTTAGCTACAGGCGATGCCGATGGTTTTCAGGCCTTTATTGATAGAAATTATTACGACGAAAACTTCAAAAGCGAACTTTTAGCTAGCGGAAGGACATATAACTGGTATCAATACGAAAACGAGGTTGATAATTATCAGCAAGACCATTACCAGCTAATTACTTCTTTTAAAATAGGAGCAAACTGGAGATTTAATCCAACCTTACATTATACAAAAGGAAGAGGTTATTATGAGCAGTATAAAGACGGTAGGTCTTTTGAAGATTATGGTTTAGAAAATGTGGTGATAGGTGGTGAGGTGATTGATGAAACTGACTTGATTCAAAGAAAATGGTTAGATAATGATTTCTATGGAGCCGTTTGGTCTTTAGACTATGAAGGTCAAGGAAAATTGACGGGTTCTTTTGGTGGCGGTTTAAACAAATATGATGGCGACCATTTTGGTGAAGTTATTTGGGCTCAATATGCTTCTAACGGAAACATTAGAGAAAGATGGTACGATAACACGGGTGTCAAAACCGATTTCAATATTTATGGAAAAGGCTTTTATCAGTTTTCTGAAAAGTTGAATGCCTACCTAGATGTTCAGTTCAGAAATGTAGGTTTAGAAATAGACGGAACTACGGAGATTTTAGCTCCATTAAGTACAGATGATACGTATAGCTTTTTCAATCCTAAGTTTGGTTTAAATTTCAACATTGACAAAGCAAATTCAGTTTACGGTTCTTTTGCCGTAGGAAATAAAGAACCTAGCCGTCAGGATATTGTGGATGCTGTTTTTTCATCTAATGTGAAGCCAAAAGCAGAGAATCTTCAAGACATAGAGTTGGGCTTTAGACACTTGGCTCTAAATACACAGTTTGAAGTGAACGGTTATTTTATGAACTATAAAGACCAGTTGGTTTTAACAGGAGCTATTAATAATGTTGGCGAAGCAGTAAGAGTAAATGTGCCAAAAAGTTATAGAGCGGGTATAGAACTTCAGGTAGCTCAAAAATTAGGTGAGAAAATGTTGCTTTCAGTCAATACGACTCTGAGTAGTAATAAGATTGACGCTTTCAAAGAGTTTATTCCAAGTTATGATGGTGAAACACCTGACGCTGTCAATGCATTTGATGATACTGATATCGCTTTTTCTCCAAACATTATCGCAGGTGGAAGTTTGACTTACAAACCAGCAAAAGGTTTAGAATTAGCTCTTTTGCCTAAGTATGTAGGGAAGCAGTATCTTGATAATACCTCAAATGACGAAAGAGCTTTAGACGCTTTCTTTGTGAATGACTTGAGAGTGAATTATAGTTTTAAGCCAAAAGGGCTGAAAAATGTAACCTTAAGTCTTTTGGTAAATAACCTATTCAATGTAGAGTATGAGTCAAATGGTTATACTTACAGTTACCTATATTATGGTTTAATCACAGAGAATTTTGTTTATCCACAGGCCGGAACCAACTTTTTAGCCGCATTGAAAATTAGAATGTAA
- a CDS encoding ribonuclease domain-containing protein — MYRLILLCFLLLTGLSSCKYVEQDLHTQQSTIPQAAYDTWEYVKKYDRAKKGYVGGRRFGNYEQLLPKKAANNQKLNYKEWDIHPKKKGQNRGAERLVTDSDGNAYYTADHYDSFTKLEP; from the coding sequence ATGTATCGTTTAATTTTACTTTGTTTCCTTTTACTAACAGGACTTTCGTCTTGTAAATACGTTGAGCAAGATCTTCACACTCAGCAATCAACCATTCCTCAAGCCGCTTATGACACATGGGAATATGTCAAAAAATATGACCGTGCAAAAAAGGGTTATGTAGGAGGTAGGCGATTTGGCAATTATGAGCAACTGCTCCCTAAAAAAGCAGCTAACAATCAGAAATTGAATTACAAAGAGTGGGATATACACCCAAAAAAGAAAGGCCAAAACCGTGGAGCAGAAAGATTAGTCACTGATTCTGACGGAAACGCCTATTATACAGCTGATCACTATGACAGTTTTACTAAATTAGAACCTTAA
- a CDS encoding barstar family protein → MNNLFITESPAEMADYSLITIDGKLCKSLAQFYEALSEKLHFPEYFKPNMDSLDECLNDLSWIEDERLLIFFKNSSEFLINERSEKNVTSLLDLFDITCEDWKYMDAEAEEEALITGADEEEEDYIIPKKELLIGFSPSERMRDYLAEIN, encoded by the coding sequence ATGAACAACCTTTTTATCACTGAAAGTCCAGCGGAAATGGCGGACTACTCTCTAATTACCATAGACGGTAAACTATGTAAATCTCTTGCCCAATTTTATGAGGCACTAAGTGAGAAACTACATTTCCCCGAATATTTTAAGCCGAACATGGACTCTCTTGACGAGTGCCTAAACGACTTGTCATGGATTGAAGACGAGCGTCTACTGATTTTTTTCAAAAACTCGTCAGAGTTTTTAATCAATGAGCGAAGTGAAAAAAACGTCACCTCGCTGTTAGACCTTTTTGATATAACCTGCGAAGACTGGAAATACATGGATGCCGAAGCTGAAGAAGAGGCTTTGATTACCGGTGCAGACGAAGAGGAAGAAGACTACATTATCCCCAAAAAAGAACTTCTGATAGGTTTTTCTCCAAGCGAACGCATGAGAGATTATTTAGCAGAAATAAATTAA
- a CDS encoding DUF2911 domain-containing protein, with translation MKKLVKILIIVAAVLAVGYFVLKNWTKSHSPEDTAEITANELNVKVEYCQTAVKGRVIFGELVPFDRVWRTGANEATVISFNKDVKVAGKSLAAGEYSLWTIPREGDWTIVFNSQTGQWGTSYDEATDVLRVDVPSSQTSESTELFKISLVDVDTAGVNMSLKWDKTLVQVPID, from the coding sequence ATGAAGAAACTTGTTAAAATTCTTATTATCGTAGCTGCGGTGTTGGCCGTAGGTTATTTTGTGTTGAAGAACTGGACTAAAAGTCATAGCCCAGAAGATACTGCTGAAATTACAGCTAACGAACTAAACGTTAAAGTGGAATACTGTCAGACCGCCGTAAAAGGAAGAGTTATTTTTGGAGAATTAGTGCCCTTTGATCGAGTTTGGAGAACTGGAGCTAATGAAGCTACCGTAATCAGTTTTAACAAAGACGTAAAAGTGGCAGGTAAATCATTGGCAGCAGGAGAATACTCTTTATGGACTATTCCGAGAGAAGGAGATTGGACCATTGTTTTTAATTCACAAACGGGTCAATGGGGAACATCTTATGATGAAGCTACTGATGTTTTAAGAGTAGATGTGCCATCTTCTCAAACGAGCGAGTCTACAGAACTTTTCAAAATTTCACTGGTAGATGTTGATACTGCAGGTGTAAATATGAGTCTGAAATGGGATAAAACCTTAGTACAGGTTCCAATTGACTAA
- the mutL gene encoding DNA mismatch repair endonuclease MutL has translation MDIIHLLSDTIANQIAAGEVVQRPASVVKELMENAMDAEASTVKLIIKDSGKALVQVVDNGKGMSVTDSRMSFERHATSKISKSEDLFAIRTMGFRGEALASIAAVAQVEVKTKREEDELGTLLTIEGSEVKNQEPISTAKGTSIMVKNLFFNVPARRKFLKSNPVEMKHILDEFQRICLANPEVTFELYHNDIEIYKLPGAKLSKRIVDLFGKSYREQLAGCEEDTPYVSISGYVGKPESAKKTRGDQYFFINNRYIKSPYLHHAVTMAFEGTIPEKHYPFYVLNISISPAHVDINIHPQKTEIKFEDEKAVYSILRSAVRQAIGVYNLTPTIDFESDINFGNLTNRPMPEKAPSAFDKMGSSVSNFENYTKPKSPENQDWRKLYEGIESAANFQRPEETLSMGSKVNEGIKNTLKPESEEVDAVQIHLRYIALQVKSGMLLIDQKAAWERILFEKYEKNLANKSGASQQLLFQKTLNLRPEEFELAIALKSEIHALGFGFEVFGKNSLIISGIPMETTDEEGSHVLEDLIKESLEHDTDVKLDKTKSLAKTLAKRTASKNLKKMDKKEINVLVNRLFETSMPSYTPDGAKVMNVITLEKLGELISSSTGF, from the coding sequence ATGGACATTATACACCTTCTTTCTGACACCATTGCTAACCAAATAGCAGCAGGTGAGGTAGTACAACGCCCCGCCTCTGTGGTAAAAGAACTCATGGAAAACGCAATGGATGCGGAAGCCTCCACCGTAAAACTTATTATCAAAGACTCTGGAAAAGCCCTTGTACAAGTGGTGGATAACGGCAAAGGAATGTCTGTTACAGACAGTAGAATGAGCTTTGAGCGACATGCTACCTCCAAAATTAGTAAGTCGGAAGATTTATTTGCCATTAGAACCATGGGCTTTAGAGGGGAAGCACTGGCCTCTATAGCGGCTGTGGCTCAGGTAGAAGTTAAAACTAAAAGAGAAGAAGACGAACTCGGTACGCTATTAACCATAGAAGGTTCGGAAGTGAAAAACCAAGAGCCAATCTCTACAGCAAAAGGAACCAGCATTATGGTCAAAAACCTTTTCTTCAATGTGCCAGCAAGGAGAAAGTTTTTGAAGTCGAATCCCGTAGAGATGAAACACATCTTAGACGAGTTTCAAAGAATTTGTTTAGCAAACCCCGAAGTTACTTTTGAGCTTTATCATAACGATATTGAAATCTATAAACTTCCTGGAGCCAAATTATCAAAACGAATTGTAGACCTTTTTGGTAAAAGTTATAGAGAACAACTAGCCGGTTGTGAAGAAGACACACCCTATGTAAGCATTAGCGGTTATGTAGGTAAGCCTGAATCCGCAAAGAAAACGCGTGGAGACCAATATTTTTTCATAAACAATAGATATATCAAAAGCCCCTACCTGCACCATGCGGTGACCATGGCCTTTGAAGGTACTATTCCAGAAAAACACTACCCTTTCTACGTTTTAAATATCTCTATTAGCCCTGCTCATGTAGATATCAATATTCACCCGCAGAAAACTGAAATCAAGTTTGAGGATGAAAAAGCGGTGTATAGTATTTTACGTTCGGCAGTAAGACAAGCCATTGGCGTATATAACTTAACACCAACAATTGACTTTGAGTCAGATATTAATTTCGGAAACCTTACTAACAGGCCAATGCCTGAAAAAGCCCCTTCGGCTTTTGATAAAATGGGTTCTTCTGTTTCAAATTTTGAAAACTATACCAAGCCAAAGTCTCCCGAGAATCAGGACTGGCGTAAACTTTATGAAGGAATAGAAAGTGCTGCCAACTTCCAAAGACCAGAAGAGACCCTTTCTATGGGCTCAAAGGTTAATGAAGGCATTAAGAACACATTGAAACCCGAATCTGAGGAGGTTGATGCGGTGCAAATACACCTTAGGTATATTGCCTTACAGGTAAAAAGTGGCATGCTACTCATTGACCAAAAGGCAGCTTGGGAAAGAATACTATTTGAAAAATACGAAAAGAACTTGGCCAACAAGTCTGGTGCTTCGCAGCAATTACTTTTTCAAAAAACACTCAATTTAAGACCAGAAGAATTTGAATTGGCCATAGCCTTAAAAAGTGAAATTCATGCTTTAGGCTTTGGTTTTGAAGTATTCGGCAAAAACAGTTTAATAATAAGTGGCATTCCCATGGAAACCACTGACGAAGAAGGCTCACATGTGCTGGAAGACCTTATTAAGGAATCTTTAGAACATGATACAGATGTAAAACTGGATAAAACAAAGAGCCTTGCCAAGACATTGGCTAAAAGAACGGCTAGTAAAAACCTTAAAAAGATGGACAAAAAAGAAATAAATGTCTTGGTAAACCGTCTTTTTGAAACTAGTATGCCTTCTTACACACCAGATGGTGCCAAAGTAATGAATGTAATAACCTTAGAAAAACTTGGCGAACTCATTTCAAGTTCAACGGGTTTTTAA